A window of Pullulanibacillus sp. KACC 23026 genomic DNA:
AATAAGGTGAAAACCGGTCCTGAGTTATAGCCCGATACTGATCGGCCATTTTTAGACAACCATACAGTGCCGGTGGAAGAACCAGTTCGGTTCCTTTTGGGGCTTGATTGATCCGATCCAGCTCATTATCCTTTTGAAATCTGGACCATTCCGCATTAACATAATGCAGCCATTCACCAACGTAATCTTTCCAATTGTCATCCACTTGGTCGGATACATCTATATAAAACTGAGTATTCATAAGTTCAGCCGTATAAGGGTCCATTCGTCATACTCCCTTTTTAAATACTTATCCTCCAGGAATTCCCTGAAGATCTAGTCGAGTGTTCAACACACTCATAATCAAATAGTAGAACATAATTATTAAACAACGCTTAATTTCTAAAAGTAAAATAAAACTAACTTTTAAGAAAATCCCCTAGGATTGCGAAGATAAGAGGGTTCCACGCTTGCCTAAAATGGCTTTAAGAAGCTCCCTCACCTGCTTTGGATATTAGGAATCGGCCATCTTCCACCCTTGACACATTTCTTTTTTATACATTAAGAAAATCGACGCAAGTATAAGTGCGACTAGGCTGCCGTCTTCACCTAAAGGCTTGGCGGGCCCTAGTTTTTCTAATGTAAACGCAATCATTTGTTGGTTGACACCTTTCTGTCTTCGGAATACAATTAGATTTGAATACATTTGTATACCAACTCTTACATAGATAGTTAGGTCGGTCATTAATAAACTTCTGGGGGAATTAGTTATGAGAGGATTAGGTGGGGGAAAGGGCTGGGAATTGCGCGAACTGGCTAAGCAAGAGCACTTCGACTGGGCCATTATCCAGCGAGTAGGTAAATCCTTTAGAACCTATTGGAAAAAAGCTGTTTTTGTATCTATTCTTCTTTTAATTACGTCAGCCGGGGGAGCTCTTCCCGCTTGGTTAACCCAGCAAATTATTGACGAAGGCATTCTGAAAGGCCATGTTTCGACCGTGATCTGGTTGACTTCTTCACTCATACTGATTGCTTTAATAACAGGGCTACTCGGAGTTGCCCAGTCCTGGTTAAGCAATTCTGTCGCACAAGATGTGATGGCGGATTATCGTCTATCTTTATTTAGTCACATCCAACGTCAAACGGTGAACTTTTTTGCCTCCCGTCAAACTGGTGATCTCGTCTCACGGATTATGAATGATGTAACGGCTATCCAAAATGTCATTACCTCCACCTTAATGGGATTAGCCAGCAATATTCTAATCATACTGACGACACTGGGTCTTATGTTTGAAATGAATTGGAAGATGACCATTCTCTCTCTCGTTGTTGTTCCAGGGTTTGTCCTCCCCACCCAACGAGTCGGCGGTGTACGCCAAAGACTGCAGGGTGAAATCCAAAACAAATTATCTGCACTTACTATCCAGCTTAGTGAGCAATTTGGCGTAAGCGGAGCCTTATTAACTCGTATCTTTAATCGAGAACCTCAAGAAACAAGCAAATTTAATAAAGTTAACATGGAGCTTAGAGATCTGCAAGTCAGACAAACGCTTGTCGGACGCTGGCTATTTATGTGGATCGGCATGTTTTCCTCTATTGGACCCGCATTACTGTGGGGATATGGGGGATGGCTTGTCATTCACCATCAAATGGGGCTTGGGACCATCGTCGCTTTTACTGGATTATTAGGTCGATTATATGGACCAATGCGGGATCTGGCTCAGATGCAAGTCAGTTTACTTTCTTCAATTGCCCTATTTCGGAGAATTTTTGCCATACTCGATATTGAACCTGAAGTCACAGACGGTCCTCTCACGCTTCCAGATGGTTCTGTAAAAGGGAGAATTCGTATTGACAAGGTTTCGTTTGCCTATCAAACGGATGAGACCCAACAGTCCAATAAAGTTCTTCACGATATTGAACTCGATATTCAACCAGGACAGATGATTGCTCTAGTGGGTCCAAGCGGTGCGGGTAAGTCTACACTGCTTAACCTCATTCCTCGTTTCGCCGATCCAGTTTCAGGTCATATTTATATTGATAATTATGAGAGTAAATCATTAACTCTCGCTTCCTTGCGCGGGCAAATGGGATTAGTGCCTCAGGATCCTTTCTTTTTCCATGACAGCATCTACAACAATCTTCTTTTTGCAAAACCTGATTCAGAACGGGATGAGATTGTAAAAGCTTGTCAAGCGGCTCAAATTCATGACATGATTGCAAGCCTCCCAGACGGCTACGATACAATTGTTGGTGAAAGGGGCTACCGGCTATCCGGGGGAGAGCGCCAGAGATTGGCCATAGCCCGAGTCTTATTGCGGGCCCCTCAAATCGTCCTGCTTGATGAGGCAACCAGTGCCCTGGACACTCTTGTCGAACGGCAAATTCAAGAAGCATTAGAAGTCCTATTGAAAGGACGTACCGCCATTATTATTGCTCACCGTCTCTCCACCATTTTAACGGCCGATCGTATTGTCGTTCTTCAGGATGGTCGAATTGCGGCTTCAGGCAAGCATCAAGAATTACTGCAAAAAAACAAACTTTATCGAGAACTGTACGAAGCTCAATTTGCTCTTCAAGGTGTGTAAGGGACAGACCTCTTCAGAGCAGTTAGTCTTTCAGTAGGAGGTCTGTCCCCAAAAAGTCCCCACCGTATTTTAGGCTTATTCAGATTTTAAACGTTTTAGAAACTGGAGCAATCGGGGATTTTCCGATTGTTCAAATACATAATCAGGTGTGCCCTTTTCAATAATTTGTCCCTCGGCCATAAAGATGACTTGATCGGCCACATGATGCGCAAAGCTCATTTCATGTGTCACCACGATCATCGTCATGCCAGCACTTGCCAAATCCTTCATGACTTCTAATACCTCACCCACAAGCTCTGGATCAAGAGCGGATGTAGGCTCATCAAATAAAATCACTTCCGGATCCATCGCCATGGCACGAGCAATTCCGACTCGTTGCTGCTGCCCGCCTGATAACTGATGAGGGTATTTATTAATATGCTCGCTCAGCCCCACTTTTTTCAATAGTGCGATAGCCTTGTCCTCTGCTTCTTTCTTTGGTCGCCTAAGAACAACCAGTTGACCTTCCGTTACATTTTCTAATGCTGTCTTA
This region includes:
- a CDS encoding ABC transporter ATP-binding protein, with product MRGLGGGKGWELRELAKQEHFDWAIIQRVGKSFRTYWKKAVFVSILLLITSAGGALPAWLTQQIIDEGILKGHVSTVIWLTSSLILIALITGLLGVAQSWLSNSVAQDVMADYRLSLFSHIQRQTVNFFASRQTGDLVSRIMNDVTAIQNVITSTLMGLASNILIILTTLGLMFEMNWKMTILSLVVVPGFVLPTQRVGGVRQRLQGEIQNKLSALTIQLSEQFGVSGALLTRIFNREPQETSKFNKVNMELRDLQVRQTLVGRWLFMWIGMFSSIGPALLWGYGGWLVIHHQMGLGTIVAFTGLLGRLYGPMRDLAQMQVSLLSSIALFRRIFAILDIEPEVTDGPLTLPDGSVKGRIRIDKVSFAYQTDETQQSNKVLHDIELDIQPGQMIALVGPSGAGKSTLLNLIPRFADPVSGHIYIDNYESKSLTLASLRGQMGLVPQDPFFFHDSIYNNLLFAKPDSERDEIVKACQAAQIHDMIASLPDGYDTIVGERGYRLSGGERQRLAIARVLLRAPQIVLLDEATSALDTLVERQIQEALEVLLKGRTAIIIAHRLSTILTADRIVVLQDGRIAASGKHQELLQKNKLYRELYEAQFALQGV
- a CDS encoding amino acid ABC transporter ATP-binding protein → MITLSQLQKSFGDHHVLRGIDLRVEKGQTTVIIGPSGSGKTTLLRCVNLLEIPNGGEISIGDHNVSFDEHNGLTPREMTSFRKQTGMVFQNYNLFPHKTALENVTEGQLVVLRRPKKEAEDKAIALLKKVGLSEHINKYPHQLSGGQQQRVGIARAMAMDPEVILFDEPTSALDPELVGEVLEVMKDLASAGMTMIVVTHEMSFAHHVADQVIFMAEGQIIEKGTPDYVFEQSENPRLLQFLKRLKSE